TGCCGCTCCACCACCTGCGCCCACGCCGCCATGAATGCCGCCCGATCCAGCCCGCCCCGTAGCGTCGACACCAACTGCTCGACATACACCCCCGTGCCCGCCTCGTACAGCGTGTGGTAGAGCATCCCCTGTTGCAGCGCCGTCAGCCGGTAGAGCGTCTCGATTGCCGGGCTGCCGCCCACCACCCGATCCAGCGCCGCCTGGTCCAGCCCCGCCAGCGGGAAATCCGACGGCGTGTAGCCGCCCGCCTCCGCTGACAGGCAGTGCGCGATCAGCGCCCGCAGCGCCTGGAGATAGGCCTCCGCCAGCGCGGCGATCGTGGATGGCTCGTGCACCTGGCGGCTGTAGCTCCAGCGCATTTCGAGCGCGCCATCGACGACCAGGCCGGTGACATCGAGCAGATGGCTGCGCGGGGTCTGCGCGCTGACCTCTGGGCCAAGCGTCGTGGTGGTGCGGCGCAGCAGGCCGCCCGCGCTCGGCGGCGTCAGTTGGCCGAGGTAGTTGAAGCGGACCTCGACCGGGGTGGCCGTGCGCAGGGCAGCGGTGTCCTCGCTCGTGTTCAGATAGCGCAGCAGGCCATAGCTCAGGCCGCGCTGGGGCACCGCGCGCAGGGCTTCTTTGACGGTCGTGAGCGCCGCGCCGGGGGCGGTCACAGCGCGCAGATCGAGCAGCACCGGGTAGAGCGCGGTGAACCAGCCGACGGTGCGGGCGAGGTCGACCTCGGCGAAGAGGTCTTCGCGGCCATGACCTTCGAGATCGAGGCGCAGGCGGCGCTCACCGGTCCAGGGGGCGAGCGCCTCGACCAGAGCGGTGAGCAGCACGTCGGTGATCTGGGTATGATAGACCGGGGGCACGTCGTGGAGCAGGGCAGCGGTGTCGGCAGGGCTGAGGCGGACGGTCAAATGCTGGACCGTCGCCAGGGTGTTGGCGCCGCCGGGGAAGTCGACGGGCAGCGGGGGCAGGAGCGGCTGCGTGACGGTACACCAGCCGGGCAGATGAGCACGCAGGGCGGGGGTCTGCGCGGCGGCGAGGAGGCGCTGCGCCCAGTGCTGGAAGGCGGTGGTCTTGGGCGGCAGCGCGACGGGGCGGCCTTGCTGGAGCTGGGTATAGGCGGTGCGCAGGTCGTCGAGGAGGATGGCCCAGGACACCCAATCGACGGCGAGGTGATGGACGACGAGCAGGAGGCGCTGCGGCTGCGTGGGACCGCAGGTGATCAGCGCCGCCCGCAGCAGCGGCCCCCGCGTGATGTTCAGGCTCGCCTGTACGGCCTCCGCTTCGACCTGGATCATCCGCTCCCGCTCATCGGGATCGCACGCTGAGAGATCGATCGAAGCAACGATCGCCTGCTCTTCGATCCCGGCGTTCTCCTGGTGCCAGCCCGCGTCGGTGGCATGAAAGCGCAGCCGCAGCGCGTCGTGGTGCGCCAGGAGGTGCTGTAGCGCCTGTGCGAGCAGCGCCGGATCAAGCGCTTCCTCGGCTTCGAGCACGATCGACTGGTTGAAGTGATGCACATCCGGCAGGTTCCGCTCGAAGAACCAGCGTTGAATCGGCGTCAGCGGCACATCGCCCGTCACCATGCCCTGCTCGGCTACTGTGGTCAGCACCGTATCGGCCACCGCCGCGAGTGTCGCGATTGTCTGATGTTGAAAGATCTGCTTGGGCGTGAGACTCAGCCCGGCCTGTCGCGCGCGCGCGATGATCTGAATACTGAGGATCGAGTCGCCGCCGACGCTGAAGAAATTGTCATGGATACCCACGCGCTCCAGGCGCAGCACATCCGCCCAGATGCGTGCCAGCGTCGACTCTGCCGGAGTGCGCGGCGCGACATACGTTTTGTCGAGATCGCCCCGATGATAGTCGGGAGCGGGCAGCGCTTTGCGGTTGACCTTGCCGTTGGGCGTCAGCGGCAGCGCATCCAGCACCATGAACGCGGTCGGCACCATGTACTCCGGCAGCCGCTCCTTCAAGTAGGCGCGCAGGTCGGCGTGCAGGCTCTCACCTCCGGACACCTCACCTACCGAAGTGAGAGCGGGGGAAGAAATGGTGGGGGGCGCCCCCACACCCCCGCCCTGCGCTGCGCTCGGCACGACATACGCCACCAGCCGCTTCTCGCCAGGAACATCTTCACGCGCCAGCACGACGACATCGCTCACCCCTGGATGCTGCGCCAGCGCCGCCTCGATCTCGCCCAGCTCGATGCGGAAGCCCCGAATCTTCACCTGCGCGTCCGTCCGGCCTACAAACTCGATCGCGCCGTCGGCGCGGTAGCGCACCACATCGCCCGTGCGGTACAATCGCCCGCCGGGACGGGTACCCTCTGGGCGGCGAAACGGATCGGGCACAAACTTTTCCGCCGTCAGCGCCGGACGATTGAGGTAGAACACGGCCAGTCCATCGCCGCCGACGTAGAGCTCGCCGGGCACGCCCACCGGCACCGGCTGGCCCTGATCGTCCAGCACGTAGAGCTGGGTGTTTGCCAGCGGGTAGCCGATCGGGATGGTGGTTGCGCCAGGCGGCACCTCCGTGATCTCGAACCACGATGCAAACGTCGTGCTCTCGGTCGGGCCATACACATGCAGCAGCCGACGCGGCCCTCCCGCATGCAGCACCAGCGCCACCGAGCGCGGATCGACCGCCTCGCCGCCGAAGAGCACCGCGCGCATGGGAGCAAACGCCTGTGGTGTTTCGCGCGCGATCTGGTTGAAGAGCGCCGTCGTCAGGAAAAGCACGTCGATGCGATACGCGCGGATATGATCGGCAAGCGCCTGCGGCGAGAGCAGCACCTCGCGGGGCACGCCAATCAGGCGCGCGCCGTGGATCAGCGCGCCCCACAGCTCAAACGTCGCCGCGTCGAACGAGGTATTCGAGGCCAGCGCGATCCCGTCCTCCGCCGTCACCTGGACATAGTTGGTGCCGCAGACCAGGCGGGTGATCGCGCGATGGGGAATGCCGATGCCCTTCGGCTGGCCGGTCGATCCCGACGTGTAGATCAGATAGGCCAGATCCTCGCCGGTCGTGTGGTTGGCCGGATCACTGGCGGGCTTCGCCGCCAGCACCTCGGCCTCCGTATCGAGGCAGATAAGCCGCGCATCGTGGGGCGGCAGACTCGCGGCCAGATCGGCGACGGTGATCAGCACGGGCGTCGCGGTATCTTCGAGCATGAACTGGATGCGCTCGTGAGGATAGCTCGGATCGAGCGGCACGTACGCGCCGCCTGCCTTCAAGATGCCGAGCACTGCGACGACAAACGTCAGCGAGCGCTCAAGGCAGATGCCGACGGGCGTACCTGCGCCGACGCCCAGCGATTGCAGGTAGTGCGCAAGCTGATTGGCGCGGCGATTCAGCTCAGCGTAGGTGCAGTGCTCGTCGGGGAAGATCACTGCGACCGCATCCGGCGTGCGCGCGGCCTGCTCCGCCACGAGCACATGCACGGCCCGATCCTGGGGGTAGGGCGTCGCGGGCGGGTTCCAGGCCATGAGCTGCTGGCGCTCGGACTCCGTCACCAGCGGCAGCGCGGCCAGACGGTGATCGGGATTGGCGGCGATGCCTTCGAGCAGCGTCGTGAAGTGCGCCAGCATCCGGCGGATCGTCGTCGCGTCGAACAGGTCGGTGCTGTACTCAAGCGCGCCGACCAGGCCCGAAGGCGTTTCCACGAGGTCCAGGCTCATATCGAACTTGGCCGTGCCGTACGCGACCCGCTGCGGCTGGACCGTCACGTTCGTCAGTTGCAGTGGAGCCATCGGCGCGTTTTGCAGCGCGAACATCACCTGGAACAGCGGGTTATGGCTCAGATCGCGCACCGGCTGTACGGCATCGACCACCTGCTCGAACGGCACGTCCTGGTTGGCAAACGCCCCAAGCACCACCTCGCGCACGCGCCGCAGCACCTCACGGAACGCCGGATTGCCTGAGAGATCGGTGCGCACCACCTGCGTATTGACGAAGTAGCCGATCAGCCCTTGCGTCTCCTGCCGCGTGCGGTTGGCGCTTGGAATACCAACCGCAATATCGCTCTGGTGGCTGTAGCGGCTGAGGAGCACCTGCCAGGCTGCCAGCAGTGTCATAAACAGCGTCACGCCTTCCCGCCGACTCAGCGCGATCAATCCTTCGCCGACAGCGAGCGGCAGCGTAAACGCCTCGCTCTGGCCCTCGTTCGAGGGCAGCGCCGGACGCGGTCGATCCGTCGGCAGGCTGAGCACGGGCACATCCGCTAGCTGCTGTTTCCAGTAGGCAAGCTGCGCGCTGAGCGCCTCGCCGCGTAGCCACTCATGCTGCCATGCCGCGTAGTCGGCGTATTGAATCGGCAGAGCGGGCAGACCATGCGCGTCGGGCGTTCCCCGCACCGCCGCGTCGTAGAGCGCGCTCAGCTCGCTCATGAACACGCTCATCGACCAGCCATCGCTGACGATGTGATGCATGGTCAGGATCAGATCATGCGTCCGGTCGTCCAGCCGCAGCAGCGCCGCCCGGAACAGCGGCCCGCGCGCCAGATCGAAGCGGCTGCGCGCCTCGTCGGTCGCCAGCCGCCCGGCAGCCGCGTCGCGCTCATGGTCCGGAGACGATTGCAGGTCGATCAGCCGCAGCGGCACATGCAGCGTCGGCACGATGATCTGCACCGGCTGTCCGGCCTCGGCGGGCGTTCCCAGCGCAAAGGTCGTGCGCAGCGACTCATGCCGCGCGACGATCGTATTCAGGCTGCGCTCAAGCGCCTCCACGTCGAGCGCGCCGGTCAGGCGAAAGGCCAGCGGCACGTTGTAGGCAATTCCGTCGGGCTGAAGCTGATCGATGAACCAGAGCCGCTGCTGCGCAAACGACAGCGGCAGCGGCTCGCTTCCGTCGCGCGGGATCGCCCGGATCGGCATCAGCGTGCTGCGCGGCGCTGGCTGTTCCGGCTGCGGGCGCCGATAGCTCAGCCGCTCGGCCAGATCCCACGTCAGATCGCCTAAGAAATCCTCGCTATAGTGCTGCTTCCAGCGCTCGCTGATGCTGGCATCGATGCCGCGATGCTGGTGAAACTTGACATCGCCGACCATCTTGCTCATCGCATGGATGCCGTCGGTCATGCGCTGCTTCTTGTCTTTGTAGGGCTGAGCCATGTCGGGGTGGAAATCCAGGCCCAGGAAGCGGCAGATTCCCTCCAGAATCTCCTGCGGCTGCGCGGTCAGGTCCTCGAAGCGGATGCGGTATTGCCGCTCTGCCGGAATCTCTTTCAAAAACTCAAGGATATTTTGCTGACAGACCAGCCAGATCAGCTCGGCCAGCGTGCGCGTCGGGAAGGCGTGCGGGTGGCGGAAGAAGACCTGATCGAGCTTGGCGTCCTCGAAGGAGCGGATCATGCCGTAGGGATGCCGCAGCAGATGAATGTACAGCGGCTGCTCGAAGTCCGCCTCCATGCGCTTGAGGATCTCAAGGTCGAGCGCGTACGATGGCGTTTTATCCACCAGGATGCGGTCGTCAAGCCAGGATTGCATCAGGCTATAAAATTCTTGAACCGTGAGCTGCTGCGCCTCGTACTCGGCCATCAGGCGCTCGGCGGTTGATCCGTCGCAGCCTTTGAGCGCCATGATCGCCCGCAGCGTGCCCTCAAGCCAGAATCGATCGCGGCCCGTGAAGGCTGTTTTCCGCTCGGCCAGCGTGTTGAACGAAAGCAGCTCCAGCTCAGGCGGCGCGAACAGCCGGGGATGGCCCGACAGCATCACGCGCAGCAGGGTCGAGCCCGATCGCGGCGGCGAGAGCAGGAACACCGCGCGCTGGTTTTTGGGGCGCGCGCTGCCCGCAGGTCGCGGCGGCAGCGGCACGATCACCTGCCGCATCTCAGCGAGCATCGCGGCGTCTACGCTGGGCGAAGCCGCTTCCGCCTCCGCCGAATCTTCGCCCACGACCTCGGTGCCGCACACGCGCGCCACGGCCTGCGGAGTATGCTTCGTGAGGTAGGCCGCCAGCTCTGCCACGGTCGGCGCGTCGAAGACCGCCACGACATAGACGACTTCGCTCAGCGCTTCCTGAAGCTTGTTGATGAAGATCGCCGCCTGGATCGAGTTGCCGCCCAGCTCGAAGAAATCGTCGTGAATACCAACCGCTTCCAGGCCGAGCACATCCTGCCACATTCCGGCAAGCAACTGCTCCAGCGGCGTCCTCGGCGCGACAAAGGCTTTTTCAAGATCGGGCCGGGCCTGATCGGGCGCGGGCAGGGCCTTGCGATCGACCTTGCCGTTAGGCGTCAGCGGCAGCGCTCCTAAGAACGCAAACGCCGACGGCACCATATAGTCGGGCACCGCCGTCTGGAGGAACCTCCGTAGATCGTTCACGGTCGGCGCGCGTTCGGGATTGGGTACCACGTACGCTACCAGCCGCTTGTCGCCGGGGGTGTCCTCGCGCGCCATCACCACCGTCTCCAGAACGGCCTCATGTCGGCTCAGCACCGCCTCGATCTCGGCAACCTCGATGCGGAAGCCGCGAATCTTGACCTGGTCGTCGGTCCGGCCCAAAAATTCGATCGCGCCGTCCGGTAGGTAGCGCGCCAGGTCGCCGCTGCGATACCAGCGCTGCCCATCGATCTC
The genomic region above belongs to Herpetosiphonaceae bacterium and contains:
- a CDS encoding amino acid adenylation domain-containing protein, giving the protein MSDASNNTDALSAEKRKLFELLLKKKGVAAPQAQAIPRRTESEPCALSFAQQRLWFLDRLQPESPAYNVPCALRLMGALDRAALEQSLNGIVARHEVLRTTFATENGQPIQVIAPSQDIPLHTIDLRPVPAEEREAEAQRHLIEEIRRPFDLQRGPLLRAVLLHLDAQASILILTMHHIVADAWSLNVFMSELSAFYAAYSQTNRQPGDEPQLPHMPIQYADYAIWQRQSLQGAALDKELDYWRSRLADLPTLNLAADHARPPIPMFRGARLDFTLSPELSEGLQALSRSEGATLFMTLLAAWQVLLSRYSGQDDIVVGTPVANRTRSEIEPLIGFFINMLTIRTDLSGAATFRDALQRVREVSLDAFTHQELPFERVVEAVQSSRDLSRHPLFQVMFVLQNATIAPPTLPGLSVEPLPIEYNTVKFDLILSVEETASGLAGVIGYSSDLFESATIERMLKHFQTLLAGIVAQPDLPLHDLPLLTADEQQQLRVLNATIRAYPTDGCVPQLFEAQAARTPRAVALRFDDRQMTYEELDARTNQLARHLQALGVGPEVRVGLCLERGIDLVVGLLGILKSGGAYVPLDPAYPSDRLQFMLEDSRAAVLVTQERLLGDLPDHTAQVVCLDADAAAWTRESAASLPVQIMPDTLAYLIYTSGTTGRPKAVLVEHRNLLNVLHASQETFDYQATDVQPWIASAAFDIALFELFNPLLAGGTTVVIGQHQALDGTRLLEGLAEWTVLHAVPSLLRQIVQTVAAEAASGAVATRLRLICVGGDAVPPELLADAQAAFPETKLVVLYGPTEGTIICTSYAVPRDRRPARQMIGYPLPNMYVRLYDAHRQLVPIGVAGELYIGGAGVTRGYLNRPDLTAAKYVEIDGQRWYRSGDLARYLPDGAIEFLGRTDDQVKIRGFRIEVAEIEAVLSRHEAVLETVVMAREDTPGDKRLVAYVVPNPERAPTVNDLRRFLQTAVPDYMVPSAFAFLGALPLTPNGKVDRKALPAPDQARPDLEKAFVAPRTPLEQLLAGMWQDVLGLEAVGIHDDFFELGGNSIQAAIFINKLQEALSEVVYVVAVFDAPTVAELAAYLTKHTPQAVARVCGTEVVGEDSAEAEAASPSVDAAMLAEMRQVIVPLPPRPAGSARPKNQRAVFLLSPPRSGSTLLRVMLSGHPRLFAPPELELLSFNTLAERKTAFTGRDRFWLEGTLRAIMALKGCDGSTAERLMAEYEAQQLTVQEFYSLMQSWLDDRILVDKTPSYALDLEILKRMEADFEQPLYIHLLRHPYGMIRSFEDAKLDQVFFRHPHAFPTRTLAELIWLVCQQNILEFLKEIPAERQYRIRFEDLTAQPQEILEGICRFLGLDFHPDMAQPYKDKKQRMTDGIHAMSKMVGDVKFHQHRGIDASISERWKQHYSEDFLGDLTWDLAERLSYRRPQPEQPAPRSTLMPIRAIPRDGSEPLPLSFAQQRLWFIDQLQPDGIAYNVPLAFRLTGALDVEALERSLNTIVARHESLRTTFALGTPAEAGQPVQIIVPTLHVPLRLIDLQSSPDHERDAAAGRLATDEARSRFDLARGPLFRAALLRLDDRTHDLILTMHHIVSDGWSMSVFMSELSALYDAAVRGTPDAHGLPALPIQYADYAAWQHEWLRGEALSAQLAYWKQQLADVPVLSLPTDRPRPALPSNEGQSEAFTLPLAVGEGLIALSRREGVTLFMTLLAAWQVLLSRYSHQSDIAVGIPSANRTRQETQGLIGYFVNTQVVRTDLSGNPAFREVLRRVREVVLGAFANQDVPFEQVVDAVQPVRDLSHNPLFQVMFALQNAPMAPLQLTNVTVQPQRVAYGTAKFDMSLDLVETPSGLVGALEYSTDLFDATTIRRMLAHFTTLLEGIAANPDHRLAALPLVTESERQQLMAWNPPATPYPQDRAVHVLVAEQAARTPDAVAVIFPDEHCTYAELNRRANQLAHYLQSLGVGAGTPVGICLERSLTFVVAVLGILKAGGAYVPLDPSYPHERIQFMLEDTATPVLITVADLAASLPPHDARLICLDTEAEVLAAKPASDPANHTTGEDLAYLIYTSGSTGQPKGIGIPHRAITRLVCGTNYVQVTAEDGIALASNTSFDAATFELWGALIHGARLIGVPREVLLSPQALADHIRAYRIDVLFLTTALFNQIARETPQAFAPMRAVLFGGEAVDPRSVALVLHAGGPRRLLHVYGPTESTTFASWFEITEVPPGATTIPIGYPLANTQLYVLDDQGQPVPVGVPGELYVGGDGLAVFYLNRPALTAEKFVPDPFRRPEGTRPGGRLYRTGDVVRYRADGAIEFVGRTDAQVKIRGFRIELGEIEAALAQHPGVSDVVVLAREDVPGEKRLVAYVVPSAAQGGGVGAPPTISSPALTSVGEVSGGESLHADLRAYLKERLPEYMVPTAFMVLDALPLTPNGKVNRKALPAPDYHRGDLDKTYVAPRTPAESTLARIWADVLRLERVGIHDNFFSVGGDSILSIQIIARARQAGLSLTPKQIFQHQTIATLAAVADTVLTTVAEQGMVTGDVPLTPIQRWFFERNLPDVHHFNQSIVLEAEEALDPALLAQALQHLLAHHDALRLRFHATDAGWHQENAGIEEQAIVASIDLSACDPDERERMIQVEAEAVQASLNITRGPLLRAALITCGPTQPQRLLLVVHHLAVDWVSWAILLDDLRTAYTQLQQGRPVALPPKTTAFQHWAQRLLAAAQTPALRAHLPGWCTVTQPLLPPLPVDFPGGANTLATVQHLTVRLSPADTAALLHDVPPVYHTQITDVLLTALVEALAPWTGERRLRLDLEGHGREDLFAEVDLARTVGWFTALYPVLLDLRAVTAPGAALTTVKEALRAVPQRGLSYGLLRYLNTSEDTAALRTATPVEVRFNYLGQLTPPSAGGLLRRTTTTLGPEVSAQTPRSHLLDVTGLVVDGALEMRWSYSRQVHEPSTIAALAEAYLQALRALIAHCLSAEAGGYTPSDFPLAGLDQAALDRVVGGSPAIETLYRLTALQQGMLYHTLYEAGTGVYVEQLVSTLRGGLDRAAFMAAWAQVVER